The proteins below are encoded in one region of Thioalkalivibrio sp. K90mix:
- a CDS encoding porin, with the protein MNHTHLRPGQHAVPALATLCLMTAAGIAPAQAGFEFGDAEDGLQVTLDPLIQGRYSYERDPDGSSSEFDFRRAWLDTSGTLFHPDLSFRLQPDFSSGELSMRDIWLQYALGEHLGLRAGQFTVPFGLSRDIGGPNRLFTELSIAGNQFEVPAGRDTGIALLGGAGDNRAWAIGVFDGRGRLDQRDDRPSTSGHLFSARGAWAPVGAVPRDNTTLGQAVERTVALGAGVQAASRNHLRDWSRGIEDTVANQRADWITATADAVVKFAHTSLSLAAFRRDVSPDRTASYHDLGAELELAQSLPVEGLEFAARHAVLRHDAGDDLGTDERWQREWGAGLNWYHRGQRHKTQLMWLDRDTDTSDWELHLQHQFRF; encoded by the coding sequence ATGAACCATACCCATCTCCGACCGGGACAGCATGCCGTCCCGGCCCTGGCCACCCTGTGCCTGATGACGGCCGCGGGCATCGCGCCGGCACAAGCCGGCTTCGAATTCGGCGACGCGGAAGACGGCCTGCAGGTCACCCTGGATCCGCTGATCCAGGGCCGCTACAGCTACGAACGAGACCCGGATGGCTCCAGCAGCGAATTCGACTTCCGTCGTGCCTGGCTGGACACCTCGGGCACCCTGTTCCACCCCGATCTGAGCTTCCGCCTGCAGCCGGATTTCAGCAGCGGCGAGCTGTCCATGCGCGACATCTGGTTGCAGTACGCACTGGGTGAACACCTGGGCCTGCGGGCTGGCCAGTTTACGGTCCCCTTCGGCCTGTCGCGGGATATCGGCGGACCCAACCGCCTGTTCACCGAACTGAGCATCGCCGGCAACCAGTTCGAGGTTCCGGCCGGCCGCGACACCGGTATCGCCCTGCTGGGCGGCGCCGGCGACAACCGGGCATGGGCCATCGGCGTGTTTGACGGTCGCGGGCGTCTGGATCAGCGCGACGATCGCCCCTCCACATCCGGCCACCTGTTCAGTGCGCGCGGCGCGTGGGCCCCGGTCGGCGCAGTCCCACGTGACAACACCACGTTAGGCCAGGCCGTGGAGCGCACCGTCGCCCTGGGCGCCGGCGTACAGGCCGCCAGCCGCAACCACCTGCGCGACTGGAGCCGCGGCATCGAAGACACGGTGGCCAACCAACGCGCCGACTGGATCACCGCCACCGCCGACGCGGTGGTCAAGTTCGCCCATACCTCGCTGTCGCTGGCGGCCTTCCGCCGCGATGTCTCCCCCGACCGCACCGCGAGCTACCACGACCTGGGGGCCGAACTGGAACTGGCGCAGTCGCTGCCGGTGGAGGGACTGGAGTTCGCCGCGCGCCACGCCGTATTGCGCCACGACGCAGGCGACGATCTTGGCACTGACGAGCGCTGGCAGCGTGAATGGGGTGCCGGCCTCAACTGGTATCACCGTGGCCAGCGGCACAAGACCCAACTGATGTGGCTGGACCGCGACACCGACACCTCGGACTGGGAGCTGCACCTGCAGCACCAGTTCCGCTTCTGA
- the gltX gene encoding glutamate--tRNA ligase, which produces MSFRTRFAPSPTGYLHIGGARTALFSWLYARHHGGEFVLRIEDTDLERSTAESVNAILEGMNWLGLTYDHGPFYQTERFDRYKEVIDQLMATGHAYRCYCTKEELDAMREEQKARKEKPRYDGRCRTRTEPREGVEPVIRFRTPDEGVTVVDDMVRGKVAFQNRELDDLIIARSDGSPTYNLTVVVDDMDMGITHVVRGDDHLNNTPRQINILKALGVEPPRYGHLPMIMGPDGAKLSKRHGAVSVMQYRHEGYLPEALLNYLVRLGWAHGDQEIFSVDELVRLFDIEDVNQSASAINPDKLLWLNQHYIKTLDPDHVALEFGWHLGQLGIDPANGPAMRDVVIAQRERARTLREMAENSVYFYREFEDYDEKAARKQLTAEALPVLQTLHDGFSALGAWEKEPLHEVVVHTGERLDLKLGKVAQPLRVALTGSTVSPPIDDTLVLIGRERSLARIERALKKISAEAG; this is translated from the coding sequence ATGAGTTTTCGCACCCGTTTTGCCCCCAGTCCAACCGGCTATCTGCATATCGGTGGTGCCCGCACCGCGCTGTTCTCCTGGCTGTATGCGCGTCACCACGGTGGTGAGTTCGTGCTGCGTATCGAGGATACCGACCTGGAGCGCAGTACCGCGGAGTCGGTGAACGCGATCCTCGAGGGCATGAACTGGTTGGGGCTGACCTACGATCACGGGCCGTTCTACCAGACGGAACGCTTCGACCGGTACAAGGAAGTGATCGACCAGTTGATGGCGACGGGCCACGCCTATCGCTGCTACTGCACCAAGGAAGAGCTGGATGCGATGCGCGAGGAGCAGAAGGCGCGCAAGGAAAAGCCACGCTACGACGGACGCTGCCGCACCCGCACCGAACCGCGCGAGGGGGTGGAGCCGGTGATCCGTTTTCGCACCCCGGACGAGGGTGTGACGGTTGTCGACGACATGGTGCGCGGCAAGGTCGCCTTCCAGAACCGCGAACTGGACGACCTGATCATCGCGCGCTCCGACGGCTCGCCGACCTACAACCTGACGGTCGTGGTCGATGACATGGACATGGGGATCACCCACGTGGTCCGCGGCGATGACCACCTGAACAACACCCCGCGCCAGATCAATATCCTGAAGGCGCTGGGTGTCGAGCCGCCACGCTACGGCCACCTGCCGATGATCATGGGCCCGGACGGGGCCAAGCTGTCCAAGCGCCACGGCGCGGTTTCGGTGATGCAGTACCGCCACGAGGGCTACCTGCCAGAGGCACTGCTGAACTATCTCGTCCGTCTGGGCTGGGCGCATGGCGATCAGGAGATCTTCTCGGTGGACGAACTGGTGCGCCTGTTCGATATCGAGGACGTGAATCAGTCCGCCTCGGCGATCAACCCGGACAAGCTGTTGTGGTTGAACCAGCATTACATCAAGACGCTGGACCCGGATCATGTGGCGCTGGAGTTCGGCTGGCACCTGGGTCAGCTGGGCATCGATCCGGCCAATGGCCCGGCGATGCGCGACGTGGTGATCGCTCAGCGTGAGCGAGCGCGCACCCTGCGCGAGATGGCCGAGAACAGCGTGTACTTCTACCGCGAGTTCGAGGACTACGACGAGAAGGCCGCGCGCAAGCAGCTCACCGCCGAGGCCCTCCCGGTGCTGCAGACGCTGCATGACGGTTTCAGTGCGCTGGGTGCCTGGGAGAAGGAGCCGCTGCACGAGGTCGTGGTGCACACCGGCGAGCGGCTGGATCTCAAGCTGGGCAAGGTCGCGCAGCCGCTGCGTGTGGCCCTGACCGGCAGTACGGTATCGCCGCCGATCGACGACACCCTGGTGCTGATTGGGCGTGAGCGATCACTGGCTCGAATCGAGCGGGCGTTGAAGAAAATTTCGGCGGAAGCGGGTTGA
- a CDS encoding DUF4399 domain-containing protein: MNTTLTRLSTLLVLTGGLALVGTATAADRIAPPDGAKVYFISPQDGETLESPVRVQMGLRDMGVAPAGVEMDNTGHHHLLVNKPLDEVDLDVSLPFSDHKRHFGGGQTEGELELEPGEYTLQLLFMDYRHISFDPPVVSEKITITVE, encoded by the coding sequence ATGAACACCACTCTTACTCGGCTCTCCACGCTGCTCGTGCTGACGGGAGGCCTTGCCCTGGTCGGCACCGCCACGGCCGCCGATCGTATTGCACCGCCGGATGGCGCGAAGGTCTATTTCATCAGCCCGCAGGATGGCGAAACGCTCGAAAGCCCGGTGCGGGTCCAGATGGGCCTGCGAGACATGGGTGTCGCCCCGGCCGGTGTAGAGATGGACAACACCGGCCACCACCACCTGCTGGTGAACAAGCCGCTCGACGAGGTGGACCTGGATGTCTCGCTGCCCTTCTCCGACCACAAGCGCCATTTCGGTGGCGGGCAGACCGAGGGCGAGCTGGAACTGGAACCCGGCGAATACACCCTGCAGTTGCTGTTCATGGACTACCGCCACATCAGCTTCGACCCACCAGTTGTTTCCGAGAAGATCACCATCACGGTCGAATAG
- a CDS encoding cytochrome-c peroxidase: MTALAACAALAFGAAAPAAADTDYSEYRDVFEPLPALPPIPADNSMTKEKIELGKMLFFEPRISSSGVISCATCHNPALGWADRIPRAVGHDGQVGERNTPTVLNSGFFTAQFWDGREDDLEGQALGPIQDAIEMAMPLEEAIARLEEFNEYQEKFEAAYPDYDGDNVINTDHVAKALATFQRTLNTPNSPLDRWLAGDEGAMSEQQMRGMKLFADNGCVACHSGPALTDSNFHRIQVPGSEDKGRYLVTGDEADKFAFKTPTLRNVALTYPYMNNGETATLDEAIRIMGQEMLGMEFSDDEVADIEAFMHALTGEMPRFDIPALP, translated from the coding sequence ATGACGGCGCTGGCCGCCTGTGCGGCCCTGGCGTTCGGGGCGGCGGCCCCGGCCGCGGCCGATACTGACTATTCCGAGTACCGCGACGTATTCGAGCCGCTGCCGGCGCTGCCGCCGATCCCGGCGGATAACTCGATGACCAAGGAGAAGATCGAGCTGGGCAAGATGCTCTTCTTCGAGCCGCGCATCTCCAGCTCCGGCGTGATCTCCTGCGCGACCTGCCATAACCCGGCGCTGGGCTGGGCGGACCGCATCCCGCGCGCGGTGGGCCACGACGGCCAGGTGGGCGAACGCAATACCCCGACCGTGCTGAATTCCGGCTTCTTCACCGCCCAGTTCTGGGATGGTCGCGAGGACGATCTGGAGGGTCAGGCCCTCGGTCCGATCCAGGATGCGATCGAGATGGCGATGCCGCTGGAGGAGGCGATCGCGCGCCTGGAGGAGTTCAACGAGTACCAGGAGAAGTTCGAGGCGGCCTATCCCGACTATGACGGCGACAACGTGATCAACACCGACCACGTGGCGAAGGCGCTGGCGACCTTCCAGCGCACGCTGAACACCCCGAACTCGCCGCTGGATCGCTGGCTGGCCGGGGACGAGGGCGCGATGAGCGAGCAGCAGATGCGCGGAATGAAGCTGTTCGCCGACAACGGTTGTGTGGCTTGCCACAGCGGCCCGGCATTGACCGACAGCAACTTCCACCGCATCCAGGTGCCGGGCTCGGAGGACAAGGGTCGCTATCTGGTCACGGGCGACGAGGCCGACAAGTTCGCCTTCAAGACCCCGACCCTGCGCAACGTCGCGCTGACCTACCCCTACATGAACAACGGCGAGACCGCCACGCTGGACGAAGCGATCCGCATCATGGGGCAGGAGATGCTGGGCATGGAGTTCAGCGATGACGAGGTCGCGGACATCGAGGCCTTCATGCATGCACTGACCGGCGAAATGCCGCGCTTCGACATCCCTGCGCTGCCGTAA
- a CDS encoding deoxyribodipyrimidine photo-lyase, protein MPGPTLVWLRQDLRLADQPALHAAVERGGAVIPVFIHAPDEDLQWPPGAASNWWLHHSLQSLNEALNKAGSPLVVRAGPSLDTLRELVAETGATAVYWNRVYEPARVLRDQGIKAGLRADGLDVRSFNAALLIEPWDVETGQGGPYRVFTPFWRACLQRGIEQNPLPAPSRLPAPGKPPRSLMLDDLELLPPIDWAGGLRATWTPGERGARDRLERFLEQAIAGYADSRDRPDQDGTSRLSPHLHFGEVSPRQVLRALRDAGVSLDHKGPESFVRELGWRDFAHHVLYHFPHTTEQPLNPRFEDFPWRESEADLAAWQQGRTGIPIVDAAMRQLWETGWMHNRLRMVVGSFLTKNLRLHWGHGARWFWDTLVDADLASNTLGWQWAGGCGADAAPYFRIFNPQRQGEQYDPDGRFVRSFLPVLKKTETRYIHAPGAGGTPGYPDPIVDLKASRQAALEAFEAIKKTSPN, encoded by the coding sequence ATGCCCGGACCCACCCTCGTCTGGCTGCGCCAGGACCTGCGCCTGGCCGACCAGCCCGCGCTGCATGCCGCCGTCGAGCGCGGCGGGGCCGTGATCCCGGTCTTCATTCATGCCCCGGACGAGGACCTGCAGTGGCCCCCCGGGGCCGCCTCCAACTGGTGGCTGCACCACAGCCTGCAGTCGCTCAACGAGGCGCTGAACAAGGCCGGCAGCCCTCTGGTGGTGCGCGCCGGCCCGAGCCTCGACACCCTGCGCGAGCTGGTCGCCGAGACCGGGGCCACGGCCGTGTACTGGAACCGCGTCTACGAACCCGCTCGCGTCCTGCGTGACCAGGGCATCAAGGCCGGGCTGCGCGCCGACGGACTGGATGTTCGCAGCTTCAACGCGGCCTTGTTGATCGAGCCCTGGGATGTCGAGACCGGCCAGGGCGGCCCGTACAGGGTCTTCACCCCGTTCTGGCGCGCCTGCCTGCAGCGCGGGATCGAACAGAACCCGCTCCCCGCCCCTTCCCGCCTGCCGGCGCCCGGGAAACCACCGCGTTCCTTGATGCTCGACGACCTGGAACTGTTGCCACCAATCGACTGGGCCGGCGGCCTGCGCGCCACCTGGACGCCCGGCGAGCGTGGCGCCCGGGACCGCCTGGAGCGGTTCCTCGAGCAGGCGATCGCAGGCTATGCCGACAGCCGCGACCGTCCCGACCAGGACGGCACCTCGCGGCTGTCACCGCATCTGCATTTTGGCGAGGTCTCGCCGCGCCAGGTGCTGCGCGCACTGCGCGATGCCGGCGTCAGCCTGGATCACAAGGGACCCGAGTCCTTCGTGCGTGAACTCGGCTGGCGCGATTTTGCGCACCATGTGCTCTATCACTTCCCGCACACGACGGAACAGCCCCTGAACCCGCGCTTCGAAGATTTCCCCTGGCGCGAATCGGAGGCCGACCTCGCCGCGTGGCAGCAGGGCCGCACCGGCATCCCGATCGTGGACGCAGCGATGCGCCAGCTGTGGGAAACCGGCTGGATGCACAACCGCCTGCGCATGGTCGTGGGCTCGTTTCTGACCAAGAACCTGCGCCTGCACTGGGGACACGGCGCCCGATGGTTCTGGGACACCCTGGTCGACGCCGATCTCGCCTCCAACACCCTGGGCTGGCAGTGGGCCGGCGGTTGCGGCGCCGACGCGGCACCCTATTTCCGGATCTTCAACCCGCAACGCCAGGGGGAACAATACGACCCGGACGGGCGATTCGTGCGAAGCTTTCTGCCGGTGCTCAAGAAGACCGAAACACGGTATATTCACGCCCCGGGCGCCGGCGGCACCCCGGGCTATCCCGACCCGATCGTCGATCTGAAAGCCAGCCGCCAGGCCGCACTCGAGGCCTTCGAGGCCATCAAGAAGACTTCACCCAATTAA
- a CDS encoding IS110 family transposase codes for MAHIGVDVSKNKLDCMWVRDLEAGKVKPKVFPNRQDQYRELLHWLERNTGETPEGLHVYLEATGIYHEPLAYWLHDQGVQVHVLNPAQVRSHAKGMGVRNKTDRKDSMMLARYGIERAPRRWQPEPPEVRELKRLLSRLEALEQDMRREENRLEKARFSEDTLAQASIDNVLQALREEHRRLQQQIDDHFDAHHHLKRDRTLLESIPGIGRVLSASMTAALRSRAFTSARQAAAFHGLAPVLEESGTTVRRPSRLAKIGSSRLRKALYMAAVVATRYNPDVRHQHQRLLTRGKAKMSAIGAAMRKLLHIAFGVLKSQTPYQARHETPCTP; via the coding sequence ATGGCTCATATTGGCGTTGATGTTAGCAAGAACAAGCTCGACTGCATGTGGGTCCGGGATCTGGAGGCGGGCAAGGTGAAGCCCAAGGTGTTCCCGAACCGCCAAGACCAGTACCGGGAGCTGCTGCACTGGCTCGAGCGCAACACCGGCGAGACCCCCGAGGGGCTCCATGTGTATCTGGAGGCCACCGGCATCTACCACGAGCCGCTGGCGTACTGGCTTCATGATCAGGGGGTGCAGGTCCACGTGCTGAACCCGGCCCAGGTGCGTTCGCATGCCAAGGGCATGGGGGTGCGCAACAAGACCGACCGCAAGGACAGCATGATGCTGGCCCGCTACGGCATCGAACGCGCACCACGACGCTGGCAGCCCGAACCGCCGGAGGTGCGGGAACTCAAGCGCCTGCTCAGCCGCCTGGAGGCTCTGGAACAGGATATGCGGCGCGAAGAGAACCGCCTGGAGAAGGCGCGTTTCAGTGAGGACACCCTCGCTCAGGCGTCGATCGACAACGTCCTGCAGGCCCTGCGTGAGGAACACCGTCGGCTCCAGCAGCAGATCGACGATCACTTCGACGCCCATCACCACCTGAAGCGGGATCGGACCTTGCTGGAGAGCATCCCCGGCATCGGCCGCGTGCTGTCGGCCTCGATGACCGCAGCGCTGCGCAGCCGCGCGTTCACGAGCGCTCGACAAGCGGCGGCGTTCCATGGGCTGGCACCGGTCCTGGAAGAATCGGGGACCACGGTCCGGCGGCCCTCGCGGTTGGCGAAGATCGGTTCCAGCCGACTGCGCAAGGCGCTCTACATGGCGGCGGTGGTGGCGACCCGGTACAACCCGGACGTGCGACACCAGCATCAACGTCTGCTGACACGCGGCAAGGCCAAGATGTCGGCGATCGGGGCGGCTATGCGCAAACTCCTGCACATCGCCTTCGGTGTGCTCAAATCCCAAACCCCGTATCAAGCCCGCCATGAAACCCCTTGCACCCCGTAG
- a CDS encoding cytochrome c produces MNWMQPIHHPLRTTLFAILLLAATGSPATAEVTVTMPGPWGDYDETLDDPAKVDATEAFQRFRQQSMQGTSATYRSIEQILRYDAPFAERLPGLAEELARRADDIETWFARETPARDGEPGALPAAWEDPEFSEYKAAYREAAERLQRKVESADDLENEDFQLRATEALNGVRHHCLACHDNYRRR; encoded by the coding sequence ATGAACTGGATGCAACCGATCCACCACCCGTTGAGAACCACCCTCTTTGCGATCCTGTTGCTGGCTGCCACCGGCAGCCCGGCCACCGCGGAGGTCACTGTCACAATGCCGGGCCCCTGGGGCGACTATGACGAGACCCTGGACGATCCGGCCAAAGTGGATGCGACCGAGGCCTTCCAGCGCTTCCGTCAGCAGAGCATGCAGGGCACCTCGGCCACCTACCGCAGCATCGAGCAGATCCTGCGTTATGACGCACCATTCGCCGAACGTCTGCCCGGTCTGGCCGAGGAACTGGCGCGCCGCGCCGACGACATCGAAACCTGGTTCGCACGCGAGACACCAGCGCGGGACGGCGAACCCGGGGCCCTGCCCGCGGCCTGGGAGGACCCGGAGTTCTCCGAGTACAAGGCAGCCTACCGCGAGGCCGCCGAACGACTGCAGCGCAAGGTGGAGTCGGCCGACGACCTGGAGAACGAAGACTTCCAGCTTCGCGCCACCGAGGCCCTGAACGGCGTGCGCCACCATTGTCTGGCCTGCCACGACAACTACCGCCGCCGCTAA